The Penaeus chinensis breed Huanghai No. 1 chromosome 6, ASM1920278v2, whole genome shotgun sequence genomic interval TTTGTGACACGAGCACTTTCCACAAcagcagatgacaccaccaccctCACAGTAGCAGAaggcacctccacctccacaataACACATAATAACACCACCTCCACAATTGCTGATGATACCACCATTTCCATAATAACAGATGGCACTACCACCTCCGCAATATCAGATGACAACATCACCtccacagtaacagatgacactactacctccacagtaacagatgacaccactacctccacagtaacagatgacaccactacctccacagtaacagatgacaccactacctccacagtaacagatgacaccactacctccacagtaacagatgacaccactacctccacagtaacagatgacaccactacctccacagtaacagatgacaccaccacctcaaCATCAagagatgacaccaccacctccacatcagcagatgacaccaccacctccacaataGCAggtgacaccaccacctccacaacagcagatgacaccaccacttccacagaggcagatgacaccaccacctccacgatAGCAGGTGACACCACCACTTCCACAGtagcagatgacaccaccacaTCCACGATAgtagatgacaccaccacctccacgatagcagatgacaccaccacctccacaataGCAGGTGACACCGCCACCTCCACAAcagcagatgacaccaccacctccacagaaGCAGATGACACCATTACCTCCACGAtagcagatgacaccaccacctccacaataACATATGACACTACCACCTCCAAAAcagcagatgacaccaccaccttcACAGCAACAGATGACACCACAATCTCCACAGtagcagatgacaccaccacctccacagtaacagatgacaccaccacctccacagtaacagatgacaccactacctccacagtaacagatgacaccactacctccacagtaacagatgacaccaccacctccacagtaacagatgacaccaccacttCCACAAcagcagatgacaccaccacctccacaacaacaaatgacaccaccacctcaacagtaacagatgacaccaccacctccacaatagcagatgacaccaccactTCCACAAcagcagatgacaccaccacctccacagcaacagatgacaccaccaactcaacagtaacagatgacaccaccacctctacatcagcagatgacaccaccacctccacaataacagatgacaccaccacctccacagtaacagaagacaccaccacctccacagtaacagatgacaccactacctccacagtaacagatgacaccactacctccacagtaacagatgacaccaccacctcaaCATCAagagatgacaccaccacctccacatcagcagatgacaccaccacctccacaataGCAggtgacaccaccacctccacaacagcagatgacaccaccacttccacagaggcagatgacaccaccacctccacgatAGCAGGTCACACCACCACTTCCACAGTAGCTGATGACACCACCACATCCACGATAgtagatgacaccaccacctccacgatagcagatgacaccaccacctccacaataGCAGGTGACACCGCCACCTCCACAAcagcagatgacaccaccacctccacagaaGCAGATGACACCATCACCTCCACGAtagcagatgacaccaccacctccacaataacagatgacaccaccacctccaaagcagcagatgacaccaccaccttcACAGCAACAGATGACACCACAATCTCCACAGtagcagatgacaccaccacctccacaataacagatgacaccaccacctccacagtaacagatgacaccaccacctccacagtaacagatgacaccac includes:
- the LOC125026236 gene encoding serine-rich adhesin for platelets-like, whose product is MERVVRILRWRIFVVPAVLNVAAVAVSIQPRHLNAAHTVSGPSCLNQPSTIPFWLLLSPSSPQSSSSVILQSSSGSCVLPNQVMLKGIPQESQRLLIIQPTSGAECVLSDENLTVDEAEILISCYTDKDRAEREINDMGSSFVTRALSTTADDTTTLTVAEGTSTSTITHNNTTSTIADDTTISIITDDDTTTSTIAGDTATSTTADDTTTSTEADDTITSTIADDTTTSTITYDTTTSKTADDTTTFTATDDTTISTVTPPPPQQQMTPPPPQKQMTPSPPR